A section of the Pseudomonas tritici genome encodes:
- a CDS encoding APC family permease — protein MSTSPAPDGVLKPTLSVFDVVAITVSAVTPASSVFVIAPFAIQQAGSGVFLAFVMAGLLALMFAFCYAELGRAHNSAGGEYVYAKRVFGGMAGYATFLTVLVMLLFIPPVLATGAATYLNNALGTTFDSQTVALVIVVCSYALGILNIKLNAWITGTCLLLEIAALLVIVVIGFGNPVQPASVLFQPQIVENGVLHMAPWALVIGAVGIGLFSYNGYGPAVLLAEDMKCGGKGVHKAVLWSLGLVVIIELVPITALLIGAPSLSEMISSPDPIGYLLTSHGNETLSRLVSAGIFLSVFNAIVAIVIQIGRVVFSSGRDALWTPGINKLFTCIHPRWDSPWLATLFLAIPSALLSFSSNLADLTSFSVLLIMLVYLVVALSALTSRVLLRDREHPYRMPLWPLPALLAVLGAGYLLVTLVAAASIRDIMIIIGLLALSVILYCISGRSSPVFQKL, from the coding sequence ATGAGCACTTCCCCCGCGCCCGACGGCGTGTTGAAACCCACCTTGAGTGTCTTCGATGTGGTCGCCATCACCGTATCTGCGGTGACCCCGGCCAGTTCCGTGTTTGTGATCGCGCCCTTTGCCATCCAGCAAGCCGGCAGTGGCGTGTTCCTGGCGTTTGTGATGGCCGGGTTGCTCGCGCTGATGTTCGCCTTTTGCTACGCCGAACTGGGCCGCGCCCACAACAGTGCTGGAGGTGAATATGTGTACGCCAAGCGTGTGTTCGGTGGCATGGCGGGCTATGCGACGTTCTTGACCGTGCTGGTGATGTTGCTGTTTATCCCGCCGGTGCTCGCCACGGGCGCGGCGACTTACCTGAATAACGCTCTGGGTACGACGTTCGATTCCCAAACCGTCGCCCTGGTGATCGTGGTGTGCAGTTACGCGCTGGGCATCCTCAATATCAAGCTGAATGCCTGGATCACCGGCACCTGCCTGCTGTTGGAAATCGCGGCGTTGCTGGTGATCGTGGTGATTGGCTTCGGTAACCCCGTACAGCCGGCCAGCGTGCTGTTCCAGCCGCAAATCGTCGAAAACGGCGTGTTGCACATGGCGCCCTGGGCTCTGGTGATTGGCGCGGTGGGCATCGGCCTGTTTTCCTACAACGGTTACGGCCCGGCGGTGTTGTTGGCCGAGGACATGAAGTGCGGCGGCAAGGGCGTGCACAAGGCGGTGCTGTGGTCCCTGGGGCTGGTGGTGATCATCGAGTTGGTGCCAATCACTGCACTGTTGATCGGTGCGCCGTCGCTCAGTGAGATGATCAGCAGCCCAGACCCCATCGGCTACCTGTTGACCAGCCATGGCAATGAAACCTTGTCGCGCCTGGTCAGCGCCGGGATCTTCCTGTCGGTGTTCAACGCGATTGTCGCCATCGTGATCCAGATCGGCCGCGTGGTGTTTAGCAGCGGGCGCGATGCGCTGTGGACGCCAGGCATCAACAAGCTCTTTACGTGCATTCACCCACGCTGGGATTCGCCCTGGTTGGCTACGCTGTTCCTGGCGATCCCGTCGGCGCTGCTGAGTTTCAGCTCCAACCTGGCCGACCTGACCTCCTTCAGCGTGTTGCTGATCATGCTGGTGTACCTGGTGGTGGCGTTGAGTGCGTTGACGAGCCGCGTGCTGCTGCGTGATCGCGAGCATCCCTATCGCATGCCGCTGTGGCCGCTGCCGGCGTTGCTCGCGGTGCTGGGTGCGGGCTATCTGTTGGTCACCCTGGTGGCGGCAGCCTCGATCCGCGACATCATGATCATCATCGGCTTGCTGGCGCTGTCGGTGATTCTGTATTGCATCAGTGGCCGGTCGAGTCCGGTCTTCCAGAAATTGTAA
- a CDS encoding helix-turn-helix transcriptional regulator: MSLFREVGMHAGLGRTVAHIGTERFWKQLVLLLHQCLPFDNALAIFYPLDGAPQALEEYDAQPSSKPASMLVYLNGLYLLDPFFQACREGYASGVYRLEEVAPDHFRQSEYFLNYFHDNVLEDEVQFILQLPGAGTLSLSLGMQRPFSFEETGLMTTVAAWVLPLMQQHWQQSTRRAPAMDSQIKDALSQFGCGVLSDRELEIARLVLRGFSSKAMAERLKISPDTVKVHRRHLYAKLDISSQPELFSLFIQSLGHDLENP, translated from the coding sequence ATGAGCCTGTTCCGGGAAGTCGGCATGCACGCAGGCCTGGGCCGCACTGTCGCGCACATCGGCACCGAACGCTTTTGGAAACAACTGGTGCTGTTGTTGCACCAGTGCCTGCCCTTCGATAACGCCCTGGCGATCTTCTATCCGCTGGATGGCGCACCCCAGGCCCTGGAGGAATACGACGCCCAGCCCAGCAGCAAACCGGCGTCGATGCTGGTGTACCTCAATGGTTTGTATCTGCTCGACCCGTTTTTCCAGGCCTGTCGCGAGGGGTATGCCAGCGGCGTGTACCGCCTGGAGGAAGTGGCGCCGGATCATTTTCGCCAGAGCGAATACTTCCTCAATTACTTCCACGACAACGTGCTGGAAGACGAGGTGCAGTTCATCCTGCAATTGCCGGGCGCGGGGACGTTATCGCTGTCGCTGGGCATGCAGCGGCCCTTCAGTTTTGAGGAAACCGGGCTGATGACCACCGTGGCGGCGTGGGTATTGCCGTTGATGCAACAGCACTGGCAACAAAGCACCCGGCGGGCGCCGGCGATGGACAGCCAGATCAAGGATGCATTGAGCCAATTTGGCTGCGGCGTGCTGTCAGACCGCGAACTGGAAATCGCCCGCCTGGTGCTGCGCGGGTTTTCCTCCAAGGCCATGGCCGAACGCCTGAAGATATCGCCGGACACGGTGAAGGTGCACCGTCGGCATTTGTACGCCAAGCTGGATATCTCGTCACAACCGGAGCTGTTTTCGTTGTTTATCCAGTCGTTGGGGCATGATTTGGAAAACCCTTAG
- a CDS encoding YgdI/YgdR family lipoprotein has protein sequence MNMKNLSLPLVALTFLVLAGCATQTVVTLQNGTQYLTRDTPKTKTADGFYEFTDIAGKRIRVKADDVATVRKED, from the coding sequence ATGAACATGAAGAATTTGAGTCTGCCACTGGTTGCACTCACTTTTCTGGTATTGGCCGGTTGCGCGACGCAAACCGTGGTGACGCTGCAAAATGGCACACAGTATTTGACCAGGGACACCCCAAAAACCAAGACTGCCGACGGCTTCTACGAATTCACCGACATCGCCGGCAAACGCATCCGTGTCAAAGCCGACGACGTAGCCACCGTGCGCAAAGAAGACTAG
- a CDS encoding HlyD family type I secretion periplasmic adaptor subunit: MSSITFEPRFKERDAGFFARMGWLLTVVGAGGFFLWASLAPLDQGIPVQGTVVVSGKRKAVQTLSPGVVSRILVKEGETVKQGQPLFRLDQTQHQADVQSLQAQYRMAWASVARWQSERDNQTRITFPAELGANPDPALALVLEGQRQLFSSRREAFAREQAGIRANIEGATAQLNGMRRARSDLTAQAQSLRDQLGNLQPLADNGYIPRNRLMEYQRQLSQVQQDLAQNTGESGRVEQGILESRLKLQQHSEEYQKEVRSQLADAQLRSLTLEQQLTSAGFDLQHSEINAPADGIAVNLSVHTIGAVVRAGETLLEIVPQDTRLEVEGHLPVHLVDKVGTHLPVDILFTAFNQSRTPRVPGEVSLISADQMLDEKTGAPYYVLRTTVSEAALEKLHGLVIKPGMPAEMFVRTGERSLLNYLFKPLLDRAGSALTEE, translated from the coding sequence ATGAGCAGCATCACTTTTGAACCGCGTTTCAAAGAGCGCGACGCCGGGTTCTTCGCCCGGATGGGCTGGTTGCTGACGGTAGTCGGCGCGGGCGGATTTTTTCTGTGGGCCAGCCTGGCCCCGTTGGACCAGGGCATTCCGGTACAGGGCACGGTGGTGGTATCCGGCAAGCGCAAAGCGGTGCAAACCCTCAGCCCTGGTGTAGTCAGCCGGATTCTGGTGAAGGAGGGTGAAACGGTTAAACAAGGCCAGCCACTGTTTCGTCTCGACCAGACCCAGCACCAGGCCGACGTGCAGTCACTGCAAGCCCAATACCGCATGGCCTGGGCCAGCGTGGCGCGTTGGCAGAGCGAGCGTGACAACCAAACCCGCATTACTTTTCCTGCCGAGCTGGGCGCCAATCCCGACCCCGCCCTGGCGCTGGTACTGGAAGGCCAGCGTCAATTGTTCAGCAGCCGTCGCGAAGCGTTTGCCCGCGAACAGGCCGGCATCCGTGCCAATATTGAAGGCGCCACTGCGCAACTGAACGGCATGCGCCGTGCCCGCAGCGACCTGACGGCGCAGGCCCAATCCCTGCGCGACCAACTCGGCAACCTGCAACCGTTGGCCGACAACGGTTACATCCCGCGCAACCGCCTGATGGAGTACCAGCGCCAGTTGTCCCAGGTGCAACAGGACTTGGCGCAGAACACCGGCGAAAGTGGCCGCGTGGAGCAGGGCATCCTCGAATCGCGCCTGAAATTGCAGCAGCACAGCGAGGAATACCAGAAGGAAGTGCGCAGCCAATTGGCCGACGCACAACTGCGCAGCCTGACCCTGGAACAGCAACTCACCTCAGCCGGGTTCGACCTGCAACACAGCGAAATCAACGCCCCGGCGGATGGCATCGCGGTCAACCTCAGCGTGCACACCATCGGTGCCGTGGTGCGCGCCGGCGAGACCCTGTTGGAGATCGTGCCTCAGGACACCCGCCTGGAAGTGGAAGGGCACTTGCCGGTGCACCTGGTGGACAAAGTGGGGACGCACCTGCCGGTCGATATCCTGTTCACCGCTTTCAACCAGAGCCGCACACCGCGTGTGCCGGGAGAGGTGAGCCTGATCTCCGCCGACCAGATGCTCGATGAAAAAACCGGCGCGCCGTATTACGTGCTGCGCACCACGGTCAGCGAAGCGGCACTGGAAAAACTCCATGGGTTGGTGATCAAGCCAGGCATGCCCGCCGAGATGTTCGTGCGTACCGGCGAGCGCTCGTTGCTCAATTACCTGTTCAAGCCGCTGCTCGACCGCGCCGGCTCCGCGTTGACCGAGGAATAG
- a CDS encoding DmpA family aminopeptidase, which produces MRARQLGITLGLGTPGEWNAITDVPGVRVGHSTLNTRIDGKHVRTGVSVIQPRAGEARQQPCFAGYHVLNGNGDATGLEWISEAGLLTTPLAITNTHSIGIVRDSLIALERERLADPAVYWCMPVVMETYDGLLNDIWGQHVGPEHVREAVDNAETGPVQEGAVGGGTGMICHEFKGGIGTASRRLSAEQGGWTVGVLVQANHGKRQELRVDGYPVGRQLMEISSPFAQQGTPGMGSIVVILATDAPLLPHQCQRLAQRASIGIARTGGGTEDSSGDLFLAFSTGNRDLPAADYGRKGLPFSSTLQMVNNDHISPLFSAAAEAVEEAIVNAILAGEDMVTDDGVRVPGLSGDTLLAVLRETGWSMSR; this is translated from the coding sequence ATGCGCGCACGTCAATTGGGCATCACGTTGGGGCTGGGCACGCCCGGTGAGTGGAACGCGATCACCGATGTGCCCGGGGTTCGGGTCGGCCACAGCACGCTCAACACGCGTATCGACGGCAAGCACGTGCGTACCGGCGTCAGCGTGATTCAGCCGCGCGCCGGGGAGGCACGGCAGCAACCGTGCTTTGCCGGGTACCACGTGCTCAATGGCAATGGTGATGCCACTGGCCTTGAGTGGATCAGCGAAGCGGGGCTGTTGACCACGCCGCTGGCCATCACCAACACCCACAGCATTGGCATTGTGCGCGACAGCCTGATTGCCCTGGAGCGCGAGCGCCTGGCAGACCCGGCGGTGTACTGGTGCATGCCGGTAGTAATGGAAACCTATGACGGCTTGCTCAACGATATCTGGGGCCAGCACGTCGGCCCTGAGCACGTGCGTGAAGCCGTGGACAACGCCGAAACCGGCCCAGTGCAGGAAGGTGCAGTTGGCGGCGGCACCGGAATGATCTGCCATGAATTCAAGGGCGGCATCGGCACGGCCTCGCGACGTTTGTCGGCGGAGCAGGGCGGTTGGACCGTCGGCGTGCTGGTGCAGGCCAACCATGGCAAACGCCAGGAACTGCGGGTAGATGGCTACCCGGTGGGGCGCCAGCTAATGGAGATTTCCTCGCCGTTTGCCCAGCAAGGCACACCGGGCATGGGCTCGATCGTGGTGATCCTGGCCACCGACGCGCCGCTGTTGCCGCACCAATGCCAGCGACTGGCGCAGCGCGCATCCATCGGCATTGCGCGTACCGGCGGCGGCACCGAGGATTCCAGCGGTGACCTGTTCCTGGCGTTTTCCACGGGTAACCGGGATTTGCCAGCGGCGGATTACGGGCGCAAAGGCCTGCCGTTCAGCAGCACGCTGCAGATGGTCAACAACGACCACATTTCGCCGCTGTTCAGCGCGGCGGCAGAGGCGGTGGAAGAGGCGATCGTCAATGCGATCCTGGCCGGCGAGGACATGGTCACTGATGACGGTGTCCGGGTGCCTGGCCTGAGTGGCGATACATTGCTGGCAGTACTACGCGAGACAGGGTGGAGTATGTCCCGGTAA
- a CDS encoding type I secretion system permease/ATPase, which produces MAKSHAVAPLFKALGEYKSILISVGCFTALINLLMLVPSIYMLQVYDRVLSSQNETTLVMLTLMVVGFFAFIGLLEVIRSFIVIRIGSQLERRFNLRVYKAAFERNLQRGQGHAGQSLGDLTHIRQFITGPALFAFFDAPWFPIYLFVIFLFNVWLGVLATAGAVLLIGLACLNEYLTKKPLGEASGYSQQSTQLATSHLHNAETIQAMGMLGALRKRWFAVHSQFLGLQNKASDTGSVVTSLSKSLRLCLQSLVLGLGALLVIRGDMTAGMMIAGSILMGRVLSPIDQLIAVWKQWSSAKLAYQRLDELLREFPPEVEQMKLPVPLGQISFEQVSAGPPGKRVATLQQVSFNLGAGEVLGVLGASGSGKSTLARVLVGVWPTLAGTVRLDGADIHRWDRDDLGPHIGYLPQDIELFSGSIADNIARFREADPESVVRAAQQAGVHELILRLPQGYDTLLGDNGGGLSGGQKQRVALARALYGGPRLIVLDEPNSNLDTVGEAALASAIVQMKAQGSSVVLVTHRSSALAQADKLLVLSEGHLQAFGPSQEVLRALSGQQEAPKEKTGVSFSRQYQAGRNPGA; this is translated from the coding sequence ATGGCTAAGTCCCATGCCGTCGCGCCGTTATTCAAGGCGCTGGGTGAATACAAGAGCATTTTGATCAGTGTTGGCTGTTTCACTGCATTGATTAACCTGTTGATGCTGGTGCCGTCGATTTACATGCTGCAAGTGTATGACCGCGTGCTGTCCTCCCAGAATGAAACCACCCTGGTGATGTTGACGCTGATGGTCGTGGGTTTCTTTGCGTTTATTGGCCTGCTTGAAGTGATCCGCAGTTTTATCGTGATCCGCATCGGCAGCCAGTTGGAGCGGCGTTTCAACTTGCGCGTCTACAAGGCCGCGTTTGAACGCAACCTGCAACGCGGCCAGGGGCATGCCGGGCAATCCTTGGGCGATTTGACCCATATTCGTCAGTTCATCACGGGGCCTGCGTTGTTCGCATTTTTCGATGCGCCGTGGTTTCCCATCTATCTGTTCGTGATCTTCCTGTTCAATGTGTGGCTTGGCGTGTTGGCCACCGCCGGTGCCGTGCTGCTGATAGGCTTGGCGTGCCTGAATGAATACCTCACCAAAAAACCGTTGGGGGAGGCCAGCGGTTACTCCCAGCAATCCACGCAACTGGCCACCAGCCACTTGCACAATGCCGAGACCATTCAGGCCATGGGCATGCTCGGCGCGCTGCGCAAACGCTGGTTTGCGGTGCATTCGCAGTTCCTTGGCCTGCAGAACAAGGCCAGTGATACCGGTTCGGTGGTCACGTCGTTGAGCAAGTCCCTGCGCCTGTGCCTGCAATCGCTGGTGCTGGGGCTCGGCGCGTTGCTGGTGATCAGGGGGGATATGACCGCCGGGATGATGATTGCCGGTTCGATCCTGATGGGCCGGGTACTCAGCCCCATCGACCAGTTGATTGCGGTGTGGAAGCAATGGAGTTCGGCCAAGCTGGCCTACCAGCGGCTGGATGAGTTGCTGCGCGAGTTTCCTCCGGAAGTCGAGCAGATGAAATTGCCGGTGCCGCTCGGCCAAATCAGTTTCGAACAGGTCAGTGCGGGCCCGCCCGGAAAGCGTGTGGCGACCTTGCAGCAGGTCAGTTTCAACCTGGGCGCCGGTGAAGTGCTCGGTGTGCTCGGCGCGTCGGGCTCTGGCAAATCCACCCTGGCGCGTGTGTTGGTGGGGGTATGGCCGACGCTGGCCGGCACCGTGCGCCTGGACGGCGCGGATATTCATCGCTGGGACCGCGACGACCTGGGGCCGCACATCGGCTACTTGCCCCAGGACATCGAACTGTTCAGCGGCAGCATCGCCGACAACATCGCGCGCTTTCGCGAAGCTGATCCCGAATCAGTGGTGCGCGCCGCGCAGCAGGCGGGCGTGCATGAACTGATCCTGCGGTTGCCCCAGGGCTACGACACCCTTTTGGGCGACAACGGCGGCGGCCTGTCCGGCGGCCAGAAACAACGGGTGGCGCTGGCCCGCGCGCTATATGGCGGGCCGCGTCTGATCGTGCTGGATGAGCCCAACTCCAACCTCGACACCGTCGGCGAAGCCGCCCTGGCCAGCGCCATCGTGCAGATGAAAGCCCAGGGCAGCAGCGTGGTGCTGGTGACCCATCGCTCTTCGGCGCTGGCCCAGGCCGATAAGCTGCTGGTGCTCAGTGAAGGGCATTTGCAGGCGTTCGGGCCGAGCCAGGAGGTGCTGCGGGCGTTGTCGGGTCAGCAGGAAGCACCGAAGGAAAAAACCGGCGTCAGTTTCAGTCGTCAGTACCAGGCCGGAAGGAATCCAGGCGCATGA
- a CDS encoding AprI/Inh family metalloprotease inhibitor — protein sequence MQRFFKLIACVLQVMFVSAGAHAMASSLVLPTTAQLAGHWQLHQQDRVCALDLLEQANALGGDVACVEQWLGDKPLSWSPTPDGIWLMNAEGSGITHLNRQKEGEYKGRTPTGLEVVLQRTP from the coding sequence ATGCAGCGTTTTTTCAAATTGATCGCCTGCGTGTTGCAGGTGATGTTCGTGTCGGCAGGAGCCCACGCAATGGCGAGCAGTCTTGTATTACCTACCACCGCCCAGTTGGCCGGCCATTGGCAGTTGCACCAGCAGGATCGGGTGTGCGCGCTGGACCTGCTGGAGCAGGCCAATGCCTTGGGTGGCGACGTGGCGTGTGTCGAGCAATGGCTGGGCGACAAGCCCCTGAGCTGGTCGCCGACACCGGACGGAATTTGGCTGATGAACGCCGAGGGCAGCGGGATTACCCACCTGAACCGCCAGAAAGAAGGTGAATATAAAGGTCGCACGCCCACCGGGCTGGAAGTTGTATTGCAACGCACACCTTAG
- a CDS encoding serralysin family metalloprotease produces the protein MSKVKDKAIVSAAQASTAYSQIDSFSHLYDRGGNLTVNGKPSYTVDQAATQLLRDGAAYRDFDGNGKIDLTYTFLTSASSSTMNKHGISGFSQFNTQQKAQAALAMQSWADVANVTFTEKATGGDGHMTFGNYSSGQDGAAAFAYLPGTGAGYDGTSWYLTNNSYTPNKTPDLNNYGRQTLTHEIGHTLGLAHPGDYNAGNGNPTYNDATYGQDTRGYSLMSYWSESNTNQNFSKGGVEAYASGPLIDDIAAIQKLYGANYNTRAGDTTYGFNSNTGRDFLSASSNADKLVFSVWDGGGNDTLDFSGFTQNQKINLNEASFSDVGGLVGNVSIAKGVTLENAFGGAGNDLIIGNNAANVIKGGAGNDLIYGGGGADQLWGGAGNDTFVFGASSDSKPGAADKIFDFASGSDKIDLSGITKGAGLTFVNAFTGHAGDAVLTYAAGTNLGTLAVDFSGHGVADFLVTTVGQAAVSDIVA, from the coding sequence ATGTCAAAAGTAAAAGACAAGGCTATCGTGTCGGCGGCGCAAGCCAGCACCGCTTACTCGCAAATCGATAGCTTCAGCCATTTGTACGACCGTGGCGGCAACCTCACGGTCAATGGCAAACCCTCCTACACCGTTGACCAGGCAGCCACCCAGCTGCTGCGCGACGGCGCCGCGTACCGGGACTTTGACGGCAACGGCAAGATCGACCTGACCTACACCTTCCTGACCTCGGCCTCTTCGAGCACCATGAACAAACATGGCATCTCGGGCTTCAGTCAGTTCAACACCCAGCAGAAAGCACAGGCCGCACTGGCCATGCAGTCCTGGGCGGACGTGGCCAATGTCACCTTCACCGAGAAAGCCACCGGCGGTGACGGCCACATGACCTTCGGCAACTACAGCAGCGGCCAGGACGGCGCGGCGGCCTTCGCCTACCTGCCCGGCACCGGCGCAGGCTACGACGGCACCTCGTGGTACCTGACCAACAACAGCTACACGCCCAACAAGACCCCGGACCTGAACAACTACGGCCGGCAAACCCTGACCCACGAAATCGGCCACACCCTGGGCCTGGCTCACCCTGGCGACTACAACGCCGGGAATGGCAACCCGACCTACAACGACGCGACCTATGGACAGGACACGCGCGGCTACAGCCTGATGAGCTACTGGAGCGAAAGCAACACTAACCAGAACTTCAGCAAAGGCGGCGTCGAGGCTTACGCGTCCGGGCCGCTGATCGACGACATTGCCGCGATCCAGAAGCTCTACGGCGCCAACTACAACACCCGTGCCGGCGACACCACCTACGGCTTCAACTCCAACACCGGGCGTGATTTCCTCAGCGCTTCGTCCAATGCCGACAAGCTGGTGTTCTCGGTGTGGGACGGTGGTGGCAACGACACCCTGGACTTCTCCGGTTTCACTCAGAACCAGAAGATCAACCTCAATGAGGCTTCGTTCTCGGACGTGGGTGGTTTGGTGGGCAACGTGTCCATCGCCAAGGGCGTGACCCTCGAGAACGCCTTCGGTGGCGCGGGCAACGACCTGATCATCGGTAACAACGCCGCCAACGTGATCAAGGGCGGGGCCGGCAACGACCTTATCTACGGTGGCGGTGGTGCGGACCAGCTGTGGGGCGGCGCCGGCAACGACACCTTTGTGTTCGGTGCCAGTTCCGACTCCAAGCCAGGGGCTGCGGACAAGATCTTTGACTTTGCCTCGGGTTCGGACAAGATCGACCTCTCCGGCATCACCAAGGGTGCAGGCCTGACCTTCGTCAATGCCTTCACCGGGCATGCCGGCGATGCTGTGCTGACCTACGCCGCAGGTACCAACCTGGGCACCTTGGCCGTGGACTTCTCCGGGCACGGCGTGGCGGACTTCCTCGTCACCACCGTCGGCCAGGCAGCGGTCAGCGACATCGTAGCGTGA
- a CDS encoding TolC family outer membrane protein, which translates to MKAVFIALLLTCANAQAAMGPFDVYEQALRNDPVFLGAIKERDAGLENRAIGRAGLLPKLSYNYNKGRNNSQATLPDGRGGNYHDDRNYNSYGSTFSLQQPLFDYEAYANYRKGVAQALFADESFRDKSQALLVRVLTYYTEALFAQDQIDIARAKKKAFEQQFQQNQHLFQQGEGTRTDILEAESRYELATAEEIQAMDEQDASLRELGALIGVQSVNINDLAPLNQGFAAFTLTPANYDTWHELAISNNPTLASQRQALEVARYDVERNRAGHLPKVTAYASSRQQESDSGNTYNQRYDTNTIGVEVSLPLYAGGGISASTRQASRAMEQAEYELEGKTRETLIELRRQFSACLSGVSKLRAYQKALVSAEALVVSTKQSILGGERVNLDALNAEQQLYSTRRDLAQARYDYLMAWTKLHYYAGNLRDTDLAKVDEAFGPRL; encoded by the coding sequence ATGAAAGCTGTGTTTATCGCCTTGCTATTGACCTGCGCCAATGCCCAGGCCGCGATGGGCCCGTTCGATGTGTACGAGCAGGCCTTGCGTAACGACCCGGTGTTCCTCGGCGCTATCAAGGAGCGTGACGCCGGCCTTGAAAATCGCGCCATCGGCCGTGCGGGCTTGTTGCCCAAGCTGTCGTACAACTACAACAAGGGTCGCAATAATTCCCAGGCCACCTTGCCGGACGGGCGCGGCGGCAATTATCACGACGACCGCAACTACAACAGCTACGGTTCTACCTTCAGCCTGCAACAGCCGCTTTTCGACTACGAGGCCTACGCCAACTACCGCAAAGGCGTGGCCCAGGCGCTGTTTGCCGATGAAAGTTTTCGCGACAAGAGCCAGGCGCTGCTGGTGCGGGTGCTGACGTATTACACCGAGGCGCTGTTTGCCCAGGACCAGATCGACATCGCCCGCGCTAAGAAGAAGGCCTTTGAGCAGCAGTTCCAGCAAAACCAGCACCTGTTCCAGCAGGGCGAGGGCACTCGCACGGATATTCTGGAAGCCGAGTCGCGCTACGAACTGGCCACCGCCGAAGAAATCCAGGCGATGGATGAACAGGACGCGTCCTTGCGGGAGCTGGGTGCATTGATCGGCGTGCAAAGCGTCAACATCAATGACCTGGCCCCTTTGAACCAGGGCTTTGCCGCGTTCACCTTGACCCCGGCCAACTATGACACCTGGCATGAACTGGCGATCAGCAACAACCCCACACTGGCGTCCCAGCGCCAGGCCCTGGAAGTGGCCCGTTACGACGTGGAGCGCAACCGCGCCGGGCATTTGCCCAAGGTCACGGCGTATGCCAGTTCGCGCCAGCAGGAGTCCGACAGCGGCAATACCTACAACCAACGCTATGACACCAACACCATCGGCGTCGAAGTCAGCCTGCCGCTGTATGCCGGTGGCGGTATCTCGGCGTCCACCCGCCAGGCCAGCCGCGCCATGGAGCAGGCCGAGTACGAACTGGAGGGCAAGACCCGCGAAACCCTGATCGAGCTGCGTCGCCAGTTCAGTGCGTGCCTGTCGGGGGTGAGCAAGTTGCGGGCGTATCAGAAGGCGCTGGTGTCAGCCGAAGCGCTGGTGGTGTCGACCAAGCAGAGCATCCTTGGGGGGGAGCGAGTCAACCTGGATGCGCTGAACGCTGAGCAGCAGCTGTACAGCACCCGGCGTGACCTGGCGCAGGCGCGGTATGACTATTTGATGGCTTGGACCAAGTTGCATTATTACGCGGGGAATCTGCGGGATACGGATTTGGCGAAGGTGGATGAGGCGTTTGGGCCGCGGTTGTAG